The Amycolatopsis sp. DG1A-15b genome window below encodes:
- the yjfF gene encoding galactofuranose ABC transporter, permease protein YjfF: MTTLARVKGYRPQQRHLPILATMALLIGAYIFGASSYEAFGSGQVVLDLFINNAFLLVVAVGMTFVILTGGIDLSVGSVVALSTVISGDLLQKHGWPAYAAIAVVLVVGALLGAGMGALIHFFEIQPFIATLIGMFFARGVCYTITTEAYSIDNATIATLAQTQIPLGGELHISISVVVSLVVVAAAAYVLAFTRFGRTVYSIGGNAQSAMLMGLKTGRTKIAVYTISGVCSALGGLLLVLYKSSGDPLNGVGLELTAIAAVVIGGTILTGGSGYVLGTVLGIMVLGIIQTLITFDGTLNSWWTSIITGALLFVFIVLQRLVTRRTR; this comes from the coding sequence ATGACCACCCTCGCCCGCGTCAAGGGCTACCGCCCGCAGCAGCGGCACCTGCCGATCCTGGCGACGATGGCGTTGCTGATCGGGGCGTACATCTTCGGTGCGTCGAGCTACGAGGCGTTCGGTTCCGGGCAGGTCGTCCTCGACCTGTTCATCAACAACGCCTTCCTGCTCGTGGTCGCCGTCGGTATGACGTTCGTGATCCTCACCGGCGGTATCGACCTGTCCGTCGGGTCGGTGGTCGCGCTGTCCACCGTGATCTCGGGCGACCTGCTGCAGAAGCACGGCTGGCCGGCGTACGCGGCGATCGCCGTGGTGCTGGTCGTCGGCGCGCTGCTGGGCGCCGGGATGGGCGCGCTGATCCACTTCTTCGAGATCCAGCCGTTCATCGCGACGCTGATCGGGATGTTCTTCGCGCGCGGCGTCTGCTACACGATCACCACGGAGGCCTACTCGATCGACAACGCGACGATCGCCACCCTGGCCCAGACGCAGATCCCGCTCGGCGGCGAGCTGCACATCTCGATCAGCGTGGTGGTCTCCCTGGTCGTCGTGGCCGCCGCGGCCTACGTCCTGGCCTTCACCCGGTTCGGGCGCACGGTGTACTCGATCGGCGGCAACGCCCAGTCGGCGATGCTGATGGGCCTCAAGACGGGCCGCACCAAGATCGCGGTGTACACGATCAGCGGGGTCTGCTCGGCGCTCGGCGGGCTGCTGCTGGTGCTCTACAAGTCCTCGGGCGACCCGCTCAACGGCGTCGGCCTGGAACTGACGGCGATCGCCGCGGTCGTCATCGGCGGCACCATCCTCACCGGCGGCTCCGGGTACGTGCTGGGGACCGTGCTGGGGATCATGGTGCTCGGCATCATCCAGACGCTGATCACCTTCGACGGCACCCTCAACTCCTGGTGGACCTCGATCATCACCGGAGCCCTGCTGTTCGTCTTCATCGTCCTGCAACGCCTCGTCACCAGACGGACCCGCTGA
- a CDS encoding LamG-like jellyroll fold domain-containing protein encodes MLRRLRRPMAVLAALALCAGVPVAVAPAASADATLAGHWAFDDGSGTTAADTAGSHPATLNGGAGWGPGIRGGALTTDGANGFADAGAPVLDTTKSFSVSSWVKLDKTSGFQTFVSVDGTQVSNFFLQFRDDSRRFAFTRLAGDAPADGVVASANFDPVAGQWYQLTGVFDAAASTLSLYVDGTRQATVAAPTAWAGTGHLVIGRGKYGGNPVDFVDGAIDDVRAYSGPLSAADAARLTIAGHWGLDEGTGTTTADDSLDARTATLTGGAAWGDGVVGPHGVALNGTDAAVDVPAPVVDTAQSFSVSAWVKPGAATGFRTAVSVDGSAISGFYLQRAADGRFAFTRRAGDGDTPSSSAVSTLPAQADQWQHVAGVYNRAAGTLSLYVNGTFQQSVPFTTPWTAAGHLEIGRGKWAGGPADWFAGGIDDVRAYPTPLTASAVAALAASGSWHFDEGTGTVARDASANAADGTLKGATWTAGASGKAVQLDGKSTVDMGSSPAFDTGTGSLSLAAWFRTTASGTLVDHGDGYALGVTGGKLTARVGTIQVTTNGGGLADGNWHHAALVLDRAAQRLTVYADGDAAAVTSTCGTPTGTTLDVSACPASGTAAAPFTVGSGFTGAVDEVELRRFPLTAAQIGTLAGANQLAVDANVVRANTRPTTYGSILEDISHSVEGGLYAELVRNRTFKEGYQPGSGAGDTPVPYWSLVTSAGATGAYSVDTANPLNTALDRSLKLHADAVPAAGRVATANVGFYGVAAKPSTKYTGSFFAKGTWTGGVRVSLEKPDGTVLASKDLQPVGPAWAQQTFSFTTPSTITASTDNRIVVSLVNKGKKALSGDAWFQQVSLFPPTFKNRPNGVRADLGQKLAAMKLGLFRVPGGNYLEGNTLDTRFAWKNTIGPLEQRPGHQNTAWGYWSTDGFGILDYLKLAEDIGAQPLLALFAGYTLNGQHVDQADYPAYVREALDEIEYAIGDASTTWGAKRIADGHPAPFDLHYVEVGNEDWFDGSGSYAWRFTDMNNAIKAKYPQLTVIATTGGLQGGAASSTSTGVRPDAADDHYYQSPQWFTDNSTRYDTADRSGPDILVGEYGAQDGRPTGTLAAAIGEAAFLTGLERNSDIVIGSMYAPVLVHENQANWPVNLIGLDAGSSYGSPSYWVQQMFSSTLGKQIVTSRLNQGSPLRQVVNVTTKSGRKTFTVKLVNPTGQVQTARLALTGVTAVDGTGTLTTLTGDPAGRNSLAAPTAIVPQAREITGLAATSKLTLPANSVTTLVLTGR; translated from the coding sequence ATGCTCCGCAGACTGCGGCGGCCCATGGCCGTGCTCGCCGCCTTGGCGCTGTGCGCCGGCGTTCCGGTGGCGGTGGCTCCGGCCGCTTCGGCCGACGCCACCCTGGCCGGGCACTGGGCGTTCGACGACGGCAGCGGGACGACCGCCGCCGACACGGCGGGCAGCCACCCGGCGACGCTGAACGGCGGCGCGGGCTGGGGCCCGGGCATCCGGGGCGGGGCACTGACGACCGACGGCGCCAATGGCTTCGCCGACGCGGGTGCGCCGGTGCTCGACACGACCAAGAGCTTCTCCGTGAGCAGCTGGGTCAAGCTGGACAAGACGTCCGGGTTCCAGACGTTCGTCAGTGTCGACGGCACCCAGGTCAGCAACTTCTTCCTGCAGTTCCGCGACGACTCCCGCCGGTTCGCCTTCACCCGCCTGGCCGGGGACGCCCCGGCCGACGGCGTGGTGGCGTCGGCGAACTTCGACCCCGTCGCCGGCCAGTGGTACCAGCTCACCGGCGTGTTCGACGCGGCCGCGTCGACGCTGTCGCTGTACGTCGACGGCACGCGCCAGGCCACCGTCGCCGCGCCCACCGCGTGGGCGGGCACCGGGCACCTGGTGATCGGCCGCGGCAAGTACGGCGGCAACCCGGTGGACTTCGTCGACGGCGCGATCGACGACGTCCGCGCCTACTCGGGCCCGCTGAGCGCCGCCGACGCGGCCCGGCTCACCATCGCCGGGCACTGGGGTCTCGACGAGGGCACCGGCACGACCACGGCGGACGACTCCCTCGACGCGCGCACCGCCACCCTGACCGGCGGCGCGGCCTGGGGCGACGGGGTCGTCGGCCCGCACGGCGTCGCCTTGAACGGCACCGACGCCGCGGTCGACGTCCCGGCTCCGGTCGTGGACACCGCGCAGAGCTTCTCGGTGTCGGCGTGGGTCAAGCCCGGCGCGGCCACCGGCTTCCGGACGGCCGTGAGCGTCGACGGCTCGGCGATCAGCGGCTTCTACCTCCAGCGCGCCGCCGACGGCCGGTTCGCCTTCACCCGCCGCGCGGGCGACGGCGACACCCCGTCATCCTCCGCGGTGTCGACGCTGCCCGCGCAGGCCGACCAGTGGCAGCACGTCGCCGGCGTCTACAACCGGGCCGCCGGCACGCTTTCCCTGTACGTCAACGGAACCTTCCAGCAGAGCGTCCCGTTCACCACGCCGTGGACCGCGGCCGGGCACCTGGAGATCGGCCGCGGCAAGTGGGCCGGCGGCCCCGCCGACTGGTTCGCCGGCGGCATCGACGACGTCCGCGCGTACCCGACGCCGCTGACCGCGTCCGCCGTCGCGGCGCTGGCCGCGAGCGGCTCGTGGCACTTCGACGAAGGCACCGGCACGGTGGCCCGCGACGCTTCGGCGAACGCCGCCGACGGCACGCTGAAGGGTGCCACGTGGACCGCCGGAGCCTCGGGCAAGGCCGTCCAGCTCGACGGCAAGTCCACTGTGGACATGGGCAGCTCGCCCGCGTTCGACACCGGCACCGGCTCGCTGTCGCTGGCCGCCTGGTTCCGCACCACCGCGTCGGGCACGCTCGTCGACCACGGTGACGGCTACGCGCTCGGCGTGACCGGCGGCAAGCTCACCGCCCGCGTCGGCACGATCCAGGTGACCACGAACGGCGGCGGGCTCGCCGACGGCAACTGGCACCACGCCGCCCTCGTCCTCGACCGCGCCGCCCAGCGGCTCACCGTCTACGCCGACGGCGACGCGGCCGCGGTCACCAGCACCTGCGGGACGCCCACCGGGACGACCCTCGACGTCTCCGCCTGCCCGGCTTCGGGCACCGCGGCGGCGCCGTTCACCGTCGGCTCCGGCTTCACCGGGGCCGTCGACGAGGTCGAACTGCGCCGCTTCCCGCTCACCGCGGCCCAGATCGGCACCCTGGCCGGGGCCAACCAGCTGGCCGTCGACGCCAACGTCGTGCGCGCCAACACCCGGCCGACCACCTACGGCTCGATCCTCGAAGACATCAGCCACTCGGTCGAAGGCGGGCTCTACGCCGAGCTCGTCCGCAACCGCACCTTCAAGGAGGGCTACCAGCCCGGCAGCGGCGCGGGCGACACGCCGGTGCCGTACTGGTCGCTGGTCACCTCGGCGGGCGCGACCGGTGCCTACTCGGTCGACACCGCGAACCCGCTGAACACCGCGCTCGACCGCTCGCTCAAGCTGCACGCCGACGCGGTCCCGGCCGCCGGCCGGGTGGCCACCGCGAACGTCGGCTTCTACGGCGTCGCCGCCAAGCCGTCGACCAAGTACACCGGCAGCTTCTTCGCCAAGGGCACCTGGACCGGCGGCGTCCGGGTCAGCCTGGAGAAGCCGGACGGCACGGTGCTGGCGAGCAAGGACCTCCAGCCGGTCGGCCCGGCCTGGGCGCAGCAGACGTTCAGCTTCACGACGCCGTCGACGATCACCGCGTCCACCGACAACCGGATCGTCGTGTCCCTGGTCAACAAGGGGAAGAAGGCGCTGAGCGGGGACGCCTGGTTCCAGCAGGTGTCGCTGTTCCCGCCGACCTTCAAGAACCGGCCCAACGGCGTCCGCGCCGACCTCGGGCAGAAGCTCGCGGCGATGAAGCTCGGCCTCTTCCGCGTCCCCGGTGGCAACTACCTCGAGGGCAACACGCTCGACACGCGGTTCGCCTGGAAGAACACCATCGGCCCGCTCGAACAGCGGCCCGGCCACCAGAACACCGCGTGGGGCTACTGGTCCACCGACGGCTTCGGCATCCTCGACTACCTGAAGCTCGCCGAGGACATCGGCGCCCAGCCGCTCCTGGCCCTGTTCGCCGGCTACACCCTCAACGGCCAGCACGTCGACCAGGCCGACTACCCGGCCTACGTCCGGGAAGCCCTCGACGAGATCGAGTACGCCATCGGCGACGCCTCGACGACGTGGGGCGCCAAGCGGATCGCCGACGGGCACCCGGCGCCGTTCGACCTGCACTACGTCGAGGTCGGCAACGAGGACTGGTTCGACGGCTCGGGCAGCTACGCCTGGCGCTTCACCGACATGAACAACGCCATCAAGGCGAAGTACCCGCAGCTGACCGTCATCGCCACCACCGGCGGCCTGCAGGGCGGGGCCGCGTCGAGCACGTCGACCGGGGTGCGCCCGGACGCCGCGGACGACCACTACTACCAGTCGCCGCAGTGGTTCACCGACAACTCGACCCGCTACGACACCGCCGACCGCAGCGGGCCGGACATCCTCGTCGGCGAGTACGGCGCCCAGGACGGCCGGCCCACCGGCACCCTGGCCGCCGCCATCGGCGAGGCCGCCTTCCTCACCGGGCTGGAACGCAACAGCGACATCGTCATCGGCTCGATGTACGCGCCGGTGCTGGTGCACGAGAACCAGGCCAACTGGCCGGTCAACCTGATCGGGCTCGACGCCGGGAGCAGCTACGGCTCGCCGTCGTACTGGGTGCAGCAGATGTTCTCCAGCACCCTCGGCAAGCAGATCGTCACCAGCCGCCTCAACCAGGGCAGCCCCCTGCGGCAGGTGGTCAACGTGACCACGAAGAGCGGAAGGAAGACCTTCACGGTCAAACTCGTCAACCCGACCGGGCAGGTGCAGACCGCACGGCTGGCGCTCACCGGCGTCACCGCCGTCGACGGCACCGGCACGCTCACCACGCTCACCGGCGACCCGGCGGGGCGCAACAGCCTCGCCGCGCCGACCGCCATCGTGCCGCAGGCCAGGGAGATCACCGGCCTGGCCGCGACGTCGAAGCTGACGTTGCCGGCCAACTCGGTGACGACACTGGTGCTCACCGGCCGCTAA
- the araB gene encoding ribulokinase has protein sequence MGEPLTVGVDFGTLSGRAVVVRVADGAELGSGVFEYPHGVLDETLPATGRALPPEWALQVPADYVGVLRNAVPAALRDAGVDAADVVGIATDFTACTMVPTTADGTPLCELPEFEGNPHAYVKLWKHHSAQPQAVRINDLARARGEKWLPRYGGLISSEWEFAKALELFEEAPEVYAAMRHWVEAADWIVWQLAGTYVRNACTAGYKGILQDGQYPSRDFLRELAPGFESFVADKLEHPLGQLGSRAGSLTAEAAAWTGLPEGIAVAVGNVDAHVSAPAAQAVEPGQMVAIMGTSTCHVMNGAELREVPGMCGVVEGGIVPGLWGYEAGQSGVGDIFGWFVEHGVPASYEGHEHLTRLAAQQEIGEHGLIALDWHSGNRSVLVDHELSGVIVGQTLATRPQDTYRALLEATAFGTRKIIETFNAAGVPVTELIIAGGLAKNALLMQIYADVTNLPLSVIGSAQGPALGSAIHAAVAAGAHPDIRAAAAAMGSVDRAVYRPVPAHVVAYDELYAEYTQLHDYFGRGGNDVMHRLAARRRDVAKGRS, from the coding sequence GTGGGAGAACCACTCACCGTCGGCGTCGACTTCGGCACGCTGTCGGGCCGCGCGGTGGTCGTGCGCGTGGCTGACGGGGCCGAACTCGGCTCCGGCGTCTTCGAGTACCCGCACGGGGTGCTCGACGAGACGCTGCCCGCCACGGGCCGCGCGCTGCCGCCGGAATGGGCGCTGCAGGTGCCGGCGGACTACGTCGGGGTGCTGCGCAACGCCGTCCCGGCGGCGCTGCGGGACGCCGGCGTCGACGCGGCCGACGTCGTCGGCATCGCCACCGACTTCACCGCGTGCACGATGGTGCCGACGACCGCGGACGGGACGCCACTGTGCGAACTGCCCGAGTTCGAAGGCAACCCGCACGCGTACGTGAAGCTCTGGAAGCACCACTCGGCGCAGCCGCAGGCCGTGCGGATCAACGACCTGGCCCGCGCCCGCGGCGAGAAGTGGCTTCCGCGCTACGGCGGGCTGATCTCCTCGGAGTGGGAGTTCGCCAAGGCCCTGGAGCTGTTCGAAGAAGCACCCGAGGTCTACGCCGCGATGCGGCACTGGGTGGAGGCGGCCGACTGGATCGTCTGGCAGCTCGCCGGCACCTACGTCCGCAACGCCTGCACGGCCGGCTACAAGGGCATCCTCCAGGACGGCCAGTACCCCAGCCGCGACTTCCTCCGCGAGCTCGCCCCCGGCTTCGAGTCCTTCGTGGCCGACAAGCTGGAGCACCCGCTGGGCCAGCTGGGCTCCCGCGCCGGGTCGCTGACCGCGGAAGCCGCGGCCTGGACCGGGCTGCCCGAGGGCATCGCGGTCGCCGTCGGCAACGTCGACGCGCACGTCAGCGCGCCCGCCGCCCAGGCCGTCGAGCCCGGGCAGATGGTGGCGATCATGGGCACCTCGACCTGCCACGTGATGAACGGCGCCGAGCTGCGCGAGGTCCCCGGCATGTGCGGCGTCGTCGAAGGCGGCATCGTGCCCGGCCTGTGGGGGTACGAGGCCGGCCAGAGCGGCGTCGGCGACATCTTCGGCTGGTTCGTCGAGCACGGCGTGCCGGCGTCCTACGAGGGGCACGAGCACCTCACCCGGCTGGCCGCCCAGCAGGAGATCGGCGAACACGGCCTGATCGCGCTGGACTGGCACAGCGGCAACCGGTCGGTGCTGGTCGACCACGAGCTGTCCGGCGTGATCGTCGGGCAGACGCTCGCCACCCGTCCCCAGGACACCTACCGCGCCCTGCTGGAGGCCACCGCCTTCGGCACCCGGAAGATCATCGAAACGTTCAACGCGGCCGGCGTCCCGGTCACCGAGCTGATCATCGCGGGCGGGCTGGCGAAGAACGCGCTGCTCATGCAGATCTACGCCGACGTCACCAACCTCCCGCTGTCGGTGATCGGCTCGGCGCAGGGACCCGCGCTCGGCTCGGCCATCCACGCGGCCGTCGCCGCCGGGGCCCACCCGGACATCCGCGCGGCCGCCGCCGCGATGGGCTCGGTCGACCGCGCGGTGTACCGGCCGGTGCCCGCGCACGTCGTCGCCTACGACGAGCTGTACGCCGAATACACGCAGCTGCACGACTACTTCGGCCGTGGCGGCAACGATGTCATGCACCGCCTGGCGGCCCGCCGCCGCGATGTCGCGAAAGGACGGTCCTGA
- a CDS encoding L-ribulose-5-phosphate 4-epimerase: MSLTGEVLDTVAELRETVAKLHGELTRNELVIWTAGNVSARVPGRDLLVIKPSGVSYDNLSADTMVVTDLHGELVEGDLAPSSDTAAHAYVYRHMPEIGGVVHTHSTYATAWAARGEPIPCVLTMIADEFGGEIPIGPFALIGDDSIGRGIVETLRSSRSPAVLMRNHGPFTVGRTARDAVKAAVMVEDVARTVHKAFELGTPEPLPPEDVDRLYARYQNVYGQH, from the coding sequence ATGTCGCTGACCGGTGAAGTGCTCGACACCGTCGCCGAACTCCGGGAGACGGTCGCGAAGCTGCACGGCGAGCTGACCCGCAACGAGCTGGTCATCTGGACCGCGGGCAACGTCTCCGCGCGGGTCCCGGGCCGGGACCTGCTGGTCATCAAGCCCTCGGGCGTGTCCTACGACAACCTGTCCGCGGACACCATGGTCGTCACCGACCTGCACGGCGAGCTCGTCGAAGGCGACCTCGCGCCGTCGTCCGACACCGCCGCGCACGCCTACGTCTACCGGCACATGCCGGAGATCGGCGGTGTCGTGCACACCCACTCGACCTACGCCACGGCGTGGGCGGCCCGCGGCGAGCCGATCCCGTGCGTGCTGACGATGATCGCCGACGAGTTCGGCGGGGAGATCCCCATCGGGCCGTTCGCCCTGATCGGCGACGACTCCATCGGCCGCGGCATCGTCGAAACGCTTCGCTCGAGCCGCTCGCCCGCGGTGCTGATGCGCAACCACGGCCCGTTCACCGTCGGCCGCACCGCGCGCGACGCGGTCAAGGCCGCGGTGATGGTCGAGGACGTGGCCCGCACCGTCCACAAGGCCTTCGAGCTCGGCACGCCCGAACCCCTCCCGCCCGAGGACGTCGACCGGCTCTACGCCCGGTACCAGAACGTCTACGGCCAGCACTGA
- the araA gene encoding L-arabinose isomerase encodes MTSASKPQLWFLTGSQALYGEETLEQVAGQSLRIQQLLTASGALPAEIVGKPVLTEAASIRRVLQEANADAACVGVIAWMHTFSPAKMWITGLDALRKPLLHLHTQLNEALPWSTIDMDFMNLNQAAHGDREFGFIQTRLGVPRKTVAGHVSDPVVVARIDAWARAAIGADHLRNLRLARFGDNMRDVAVTEGDKVEAELRFGVSVNTYGVNDLVELVDQVSEKDSVDALVQRYAEEYNVVPELAAGGARHESLQYAARIEAGMRKFLTDGGFGAFTTNFEDLGGLRQLPGLAVQRLMADGYGFGGEGDWKTSALLAAVKAMGVGKTRGTSFMEDYTYHFGPGKPKILGAHMLEVCPSIAAAKPSCEIHALGIGGREDPVRLVFDAAPGPGVVLGLVDLGDRFRLVANEIDVVAPDEPLPNLPVARAVWEPAPSLATSAESWITAGGPHHTVLTQAVGTETLRDFANLLGVELLVIDKDTTPHDFADRIRWNQAYHRLAQGF; translated from the coding sequence ATGACTTCGGCATCGAAACCCCAGCTCTGGTTCCTCACCGGCAGCCAGGCCCTCTACGGCGAGGAGACCCTCGAGCAGGTCGCCGGCCAGTCGCTGCGCATCCAGCAGCTGCTGACCGCCTCCGGCGCGCTCCCGGCCGAGATCGTCGGCAAGCCGGTGCTGACCGAGGCCGCGTCGATCCGCCGCGTGCTGCAGGAGGCCAACGCCGACGCCGCCTGCGTCGGCGTGATCGCGTGGATGCACACCTTCTCGCCCGCGAAGATGTGGATCACCGGGCTCGACGCGCTGCGCAAGCCGCTGCTGCACCTGCACACGCAGCTCAACGAGGCGCTCCCGTGGTCCACCATCGACATGGACTTCATGAACCTCAACCAGGCCGCGCACGGCGACCGGGAGTTCGGGTTCATCCAGACCCGCCTCGGCGTGCCGCGCAAGACCGTCGCCGGGCACGTGTCCGACCCGGTCGTCGTCGCCCGGATCGACGCGTGGGCGCGGGCCGCGATCGGCGCCGACCACCTGCGGAACCTGCGGCTGGCCCGGTTCGGCGACAACATGCGCGACGTCGCCGTCACCGAGGGCGACAAGGTCGAGGCCGAACTGCGGTTCGGCGTCTCGGTCAACACTTACGGCGTCAACGACCTCGTCGAGCTGGTCGACCAGGTGTCCGAAAAGGACTCTGTGGACGCGCTGGTGCAGCGCTACGCCGAGGAATACAACGTTGTGCCGGAGCTGGCGGCCGGGGGAGCGCGGCACGAGTCGCTGCAGTACGCCGCCCGCATCGAAGCCGGGATGCGGAAGTTCCTCACCGACGGCGGGTTCGGTGCCTTCACCACGAACTTCGAGGACCTCGGCGGACTGCGGCAGCTGCCCGGCCTCGCGGTGCAGCGCCTGATGGCCGACGGCTACGGCTTCGGCGGCGAGGGCGACTGGAAGACCTCGGCGCTGCTCGCCGCGGTCAAGGCGATGGGCGTGGGCAAGACCCGCGGCACGTCGTTCATGGAGGACTACACCTACCACTTCGGGCCGGGCAAGCCGAAGATCCTCGGCGCCCACATGCTGGAGGTCTGCCCGAGCATCGCCGCCGCCAAGCCGTCCTGCGAGATCCACGCGCTGGGCATCGGCGGCCGCGAGGACCCGGTCCGGCTGGTCTTCGACGCCGCGCCCGGCCCCGGTGTCGTCCTCGGCCTGGTCGACCTCGGCGACCGGTTCCGGCTGGTGGCCAACGAGATCGACGTCGTCGCGCCGGACGAGCCGCTGCCGAACCTGCCGGTCGCCCGGGCGGTCTGGGAGCCGGCGCCGTCGCTGGCGACTTCCGCGGAGTCGTGGATCACCGCGGGCGGCCCGCACCACACCGTGCTCACCCAGGCCGTGGGCACCGAGACCCTGCGTGACTTCGCGAACCTGCTCGGCGTCGAACTCCTCGTCATCGACAAGGACACGACGCCGCACGACTTCGCCGACCGCATCCGCTGGAACCAGGCTTACCACCGGCTCGCTCAGGGCTTCTGA
- the chvE gene encoding multiple monosaccharide ABC transporter substrate-binding protein, which translates to MKFTRGIAAVAAAGLVLTLSACGSSQKTADQTAAPGASAAGALVGVTMPTKSSERWIHDGDNIKAALEKLGYKVDLQYAENDIPTQVNQIENQITKGAKVLVIASIDGTAITTQLQEAADKKIPVIAYDRLIRNSPNVDYYATFDNFKVGVEQANSLVKGLGDGAGPFNVELFAGSPDDNNATFFFNGAMSVLKPLMDSGKLVVKSGQTDFARAAILRWDPATAQRRMEDLLTKTYTGGAKVQGVLSPYDGLSIGILSALKSNGYGTAGQPYPIVTGQDAEVASVKSIIAGEQYSTIFKDTRILADTTVKMADAVLKGGKPEVNNTKDYDNGKKVVPSFLLQPVTVDKANYQKELVDSGYYTAGQLK; encoded by the coding sequence ATGAAGTTCACCAGAGGAATCGCGGCGGTCGCCGCCGCGGGGCTCGTGCTCACGCTGTCGGCGTGCGGCTCGAGCCAGAAGACCGCGGACCAGACCGCGGCTCCCGGCGCCAGCGCGGCGGGCGCCCTGGTCGGCGTCACCATGCCGACCAAGTCGTCGGAACGCTGGATCCACGACGGCGACAACATCAAGGCCGCCCTGGAGAAGCTCGGCTACAAGGTCGACCTCCAGTACGCCGAGAACGACATCCCCACCCAGGTGAACCAGATCGAGAACCAGATCACCAAGGGCGCCAAGGTCCTGGTCATCGCCTCGATCGACGGCACCGCCATCACCACCCAGCTGCAGGAGGCGGCCGACAAGAAGATCCCGGTCATCGCCTACGACCGGCTGATCCGCAATTCACCGAACGTCGACTACTACGCCACCTTCGACAACTTCAAGGTCGGTGTCGAGCAGGCGAACTCGCTGGTCAAGGGCCTGGGTGACGGTGCGGGCCCGTTCAACGTCGAGCTGTTCGCCGGGTCCCCGGACGACAACAACGCGACCTTCTTCTTCAACGGCGCGATGTCCGTCCTCAAGCCCCTGATGGACAGCGGCAAGCTGGTCGTCAAGAGCGGCCAGACCGACTTCGCCCGCGCGGCCATCCTGCGCTGGGACCCGGCCACCGCGCAGCGGCGCATGGAGGACCTGCTCACCAAGACCTACACCGGTGGCGCGAAGGTCCAGGGCGTGCTCTCGCCGTACGACGGCCTGTCGATCGGCATCCTGTCGGCGCTGAAGAGCAACGGCTACGGCACCGCCGGCCAGCCGTACCCGATCGTCACCGGGCAGGACGCCGAGGTCGCCTCGGTCAAGTCCATCATCGCCGGTGAGCAGTACTCGACGATCTTCAAGGACACCCGCATCCTCGCCGACACCACGGTGAAGATGGCCGACGCGGTGCTCAAGGGCGGCAAGCCCGAGGTCAACAACACGAAGGACTACGACAACGGCAAGAAGGTCGTCCCGTCCTTCCTGCTGCAGCCGGTCACCGTGGACAAGGCCAACTACCAGAAGGAACTCGTCGACTCGGGCTACTACACGGCAGGTCAGCTGAAATGA